A single Oncorhynchus tshawytscha isolate Ot180627B linkage group LG01, Otsh_v2.0, whole genome shotgun sequence DNA region contains:
- the wasla gene encoding LOW QUALITY PROTEIN: neural Wiskott-Aldrich syndrome protein (The sequence of the model RefSeq protein was modified relative to this genomic sequence to represent the inferred CDS: inserted 2 bases in 1 codon; substituted 1 base at 1 genomic stop codon) — protein sequence MNSHPPQRRVGNIGSILLTPQENECLFNYLGRKCITLCTAVVQVYGADRSSSWVKRCCGVACLIKDNPLRSYFIRVFDIKEGKTMFEQELYNNFSINSSRSYFISFSGDNCQVGLNFASEEEAKRFRAALKDLLSRRQRKTEKRRDPANGPALPMATVDIKNPEINNMRFHNSHHHQHHQQQHQPHHVNNMLHSSFSKKEKKVKGKRKKLTKADIGTPSNFQHIGHVGWDPNTGFDLNNLDPELKNLFDMCGISEAQLKDKETSKVIYDFIEKKGGVEAVKNELRRQAPPPPPSRGGPPPPPPPHSSGPAPPPPPPPPSRGGRGAPPPPPPSRAPTSAPPPPPPGLVPXEPPPPPPXQQRGPRPPPLPATASTLTCPQAPPPPPPPAAPPSGGGGAPPPPPPPPPPPGPPPPPELDGCVESPHSPPGSGGKSALLEQIRGGTQLKKVEPPASKPPATTVGRDALLDQIRQGIQLKTVPDGPESGSPTPAPSAGIVGALMEVMQKRSKAIHSSDEDEDDDDEEDFEDDDEWDD from the exons ATGAATAGCCATCCTCCGCAACGCCGGGTTGGAAATATTGGCTCCATACTCCTCACCCCGCAAGAGAACGAATGTCTCTTCAACTACCTGGGAAGGAAATGCATT ACCCTGTGCACAGCGGTGGTCCAGGTGTATGGGGCAGACAGGAGCTCGTCCTGGGTGAAGAGGTGCTGCGGAGTGGCCTGTCTGATCAAGGATAACCCTCTGAGGTCCTACTTCATCAGGGTCTTTGACATCAAG GAAGGGAAAACCATGTTTGAACAGGAGCTCTACAATAACTTCTCAATCAACAGCTCGAGGTCCTATTTCATTTCGTTTTCAGGAGAT AACTGCCAGGTAGGCCTGAACTTCGCTAGCGAGGAAGAGGCCAAGCGATTTAGAGCCGCACTGAAAGACCTACTCAGCAGACGGCAACGTAAAACGG AGAAAAGACGTGACCCTGCAAATG GCCCAGCTCTCCCTATGGCCACTGTGGACATCAAGAACCCGGAGATCAACAATATGCGCTTCCACAACTCCCACCATCATCAAcaccaccagcagcagcatcagccaCACCACGTCAACAACATGCTGCACAGCAGCTTCAGCAAGAAGGAGAAGAAAGTCAAGGGCAAGAGAAAGAAGCTCACCAAGGCTGACATAGGCACCCCCAGCAACTTCCA gCACATCGGCCATGTGGGCTGGGACCCAAACACAGGCTTCGAT TTGAATAACCTGGACCCGGAGCTAAAGAACCTGTTTGACATGTGTGGCATCTCAGAGGCCCAGCTGAAGGACAAGGAGACCTCCAAGGTCATCTATGACTTCATCGAAAAGAAAGGAGGGGTGGAGGCCGTCAAGAACGAGCTCCGTAGGCAAG ccccaccaccacctccgTCTCGGGGtggcccacctcctcctcccccaccccacaGCTCGGGCCCAgctcctcccccaccaccaccacccccatcgCGAGGTGGCCGGGGTGCCCCGCCACCACCTCCACCCTCTCGGGCCCCCacctctgcccctccccctccccctccaggccTGGTGCCCTAGGAGCCCCCTCCTCCCCCGCC CCAACAGAGGGGGCCACggccaccaccactaccagccaCCGCCTCCACCCTCACATGCCCCCAGGCCCCACCGCCACCTCCCCCACCAGCAGCACCACCCTCCGGTGGCGGGGgagcccctcctccacctcctccaccaccacccccacctggACCCCCGCCCCCTCCAGAGCTGGACGGTTGTGTGGAGTCGCCCCACTCACCCCCGGGCTCGGGGGGTAAGTCAGCCCTGCTAGAGCAGATCCGTGGGGGCACCCAGCTGAAGAAGGTGGAGCCACCGGCCTCCAAGCCACCGGCCACCACCGTAGGGCGCGACGCCCTGCTCGACCAGATACGGCAGGGCATCCAGCTAAAAACC gTACCAGACGGCCCTGAATCGGGCTCCCCTACACCGGCCCCCTCGGCAGGCATCGTGGGGGCACTTATGGAAGTCATGCAGAAGAGGAGCAAAGCCATCCACTCCTCAG ATgaagatgaggatgatgatgacgaAGAGGATTTTGAAGATGATGACGAATGGGATGACTAG